The following are encoded in a window of Megalopta genalis isolate 19385.01 chromosome 6, iyMegGena1_principal, whole genome shotgun sequence genomic DNA:
- the LOC117223777 gene encoding uncharacterized protein LOC117223777 has protein sequence MATPAAKKEDIKKKEDVKPKEDVKKKEDVKKKEDVKKIESVKKKEDVKKEGEKQDDAPGTVGEGDTSPKKPVARPVGRRWHKFRALTPNSAILRGSFAMNDLHFKYRSRGRQAAPASVVAIVYGRLFEPKEWIKDYVDQVLENADKVYRTSAMRNHVKEDEYMKARLIHPEFYISNYKVMVCVEETGIYGNLFSETVGCPDFADGLRKFFQASDSAVITAQGTSIAMWRHPEIGFLYFDPAPCDEDGVRHADGVACVMRFKCMNDLRNHFLKSMDQRYDSRYCIDKVTVLRVSEVGGGYIDRTPSSNRLTVDKSVLRAINPVDIDENKMDCTKPAPKGDKAKVVTQAKIHREPLSITISNYSIDKKFATQPLVDQNKFDTGYTYENMHANVPSTFRELSGYMAILHGLTHEHSDVYKGKGAQNVANCVMAIAMKKVHPVKTWLRPKLDEILTHGDALYADVKAEKPTIKSMTASDLSDVKLQLENRKLVIDVDLITVAGTVSSKIPSVLNLKQALEEFFLVNTEGIIESSSMSVAIWSQDDCYYMFDPRQCDTNGVRIREEKGKGKNGEDKKKGNCCVMRFPSTDTLAILFWKDLELSKKNDRFTIRHITILDDIPGSRPWHDFQSGTPGETWVLRGTTSNEDEEFEDENRGNQGLAMPVVGLIAAKETPPAKWTSETIDVALQEGDAYYTWCNPPMETEEDEARYFFVSNLKKNLYYKNRKVKIDVEEGTVIGNLSAADDSDFLNLTRALKQFFEDNHYGIVDVKNMSVAVWKTEEDVKEKEEIIQQPVYYCFDPNPRNNRGLTEMDEEEVAVACVVRTLDLPVLAKLIQANAEQDEETTGDEFVIHAMKSIQIGNEMTEEEIDADKLIPVKPDLNNYQNMGESGAILMGSFNQANEMMFKRQTRDKQQAASALAALAMTKLYNPHLWYREVVDDILKIGDKIATENLENIPIEETEEEETPRNYLLPEEIGEEFNVGVNRMNVELETENVTGKMTDLETQLDTFFDTTTMGIFRQDNIMMPIWREGEVLFAMDPKGRDSRGEPREKDGAAVIMWFTDAASLAAAIAQVATGDDYIVDAVTLSNAYETRVAEEERAAKPTSGDKAWYHFVKMKDDVWGIDGTIKMDNERFEEVNRNQQTAAIAVVAVVFAKVYEPRYWTQAVLDEVIVTGDKLHSKCVDRLGGGAIPRINEIMTEFFLSTRRINLSIKDCVEAGSLTAKPPKVQGLKDGVDKFFSRYSSGALTVSGNRNIPVWKFDNVYYTLIPDWVADPADGSSSAPKVLRMANTEILVEYLINFLGTESDYEMIVIDVLNWNKFPPWKFDPSAAVRPSNLPPLNAYRRVQGEARAILRGSYHQGDRIFPESFRNKQTAANCVVAIGMSVVKNPITWTKRTMDEILAIGANVHRLTEKAKPTIVRIKPKDIIRVFYVGVNILTADIEASTVTGIIAIPPPQPEEKKKKKRGGTRRAKAGRSSKKARGSTRVRPPPPPPILLEQGIQKFFENNRAGVLVTDRGAVAIWKDMGIYFMYDPRARSDQGLADFYGTSCVMWFACIEPMYEVLFTNIDEQEKYGRYQICRVIIKTANIEPLPCPAGFRPHFDCVSPPIPVTHGDKNTTLDVETVTEYNFVDEKLSVLRGTLHMHHRTWSGTSRGYQSTAMSAVAIVVGLLHVPSTWTPELIDAILKYGNLLHLDTVRAARPGSRNLSPSELLTVFIVGDFRATIHVHNHTAAGLLLAFDLSESLSMFFKFNCAGILHTTNVAVAVMQHYGKFYLFDPCARDDQGRPNFDGAACVMKCESIMKMAKVFVANCNLKTPNVYTLNAVNVLSLFFFSDAKTGCPPKCEQ, from the coding sequence ATGGCTACACCAGCCGCTAAGAAGGAAGACattaaaaagaaagaagacGTTAAACCAAAAGAAGACGTTAAAAAAAAGGAGGATGTAAAAAAGAAGGAAGATGTTAAGAAAATTGAAAGCGTTAAAAAAAAAGAGGACGTTAAGAAGGAAGGAGAGAAGCAGGACGATGCTCCAGGAACAGTAGGAGAGGGTGATACTTCTCCAAAGAAGCCAGTCGCACGACCTGTGGGCAGAAGATGGCACAAATTCCGCGCTTTGACCCCGAACTCCGCGATTCTTCGTGGATCGTTCGCGATGAACGATCTTCACTTCAAATACCGAAGTCGTGGTCGGCAAGCAGCTCCAGCTTCCGTGGTGGCCATCGTCTATGGTCGTCTGTTCGAGCCGAAAGAGTGGATCAAGGATTACGTGGACCAGGTGTTGGAGAACGCCGACAAAGTGTACCGCACGAGCGCCATGAGGAACCACGTGAAGGAGGACGAGTACATGAAGGCCAGACTGATTCACCCGGAGTTCTATATATCTAACTACAAGGTTATGGTCTGCGTCGAGGAAACTGGAATTTATGGAAACCTCTTCAGCGAGACAGTTGGTTGTCCTGATTTCGCGGACGGTTTGCGGAAGTTTTTCCAGGCATCCGATTCCGCGGTGATCACTGCGCAAGGGACGTCTATTGCTATGTGGCGACATCCGGAAATTGGTTTCCTCTACTTCGATCCTGCACCATGCGACGAGGATGGTGTTCGTCACGCTGACGGCGTAGCCTGCGTCATGCGGTTCAAATGTATGAACGATCTCAGGAACCATTTTCTGAAGAGTATGGATCAACGTTATGATTCTAGATACTGCATCGACAAGGTAACTGTCCTACGGGTTAGCGAGGTCGGTGGTGGCTACATCGACCGTACTCCAAGCAGTAACCGCTTAACCGTCGATAAAAGTGTCTTACGCGCCATCAACCCCGTTGATATCGATGAGAACAAGATGGATTGCACCAAGCCAGCCCCTAAAGGAGACAAAGCGAAGGTTGTCACGCAGGCCAAGATCCACAGGGAACCTTTATCGATCACCATCTCGAACTACAGTATAGATAAGAAATTCGCCACCCAGCCTCTAGTAGATCAAAACAAATTCGACACAGGCTACACCTACGAAAACATGCACGCGAATGTCCCGTCGACGTTCAGAGAGCTGTCCGGTTACATGGCTATCCTCCATGGGCTGACCCACGAGCACAGCGACGTTTACAAAGGCAAAGGAGCTCAGAATGTAGCGAACTGCGTGATGGCTATCGCGATGAAGAAGGTCCATCCGGTGAAGACGTGGCTGAGACCGAAACTGGACGAGATTCTGACTCATGGGGATGCTCTTTACGCGGATGTGAAGGCCGAGAAGCCGACCATCAAGTCCATGACGGCGTCGGATTTGTCTGACGTGAAGCTTCAGCTGGAGAATCGGAAGCTGGTAATCGACGTGGATCTTATCACGGTCGCTGGCACCGTCAGCTCCAAGATTCCCTCGGTGTTGAACTTGAAGCAGGCTCTGGAAGAGTTCTTCTTAGTGAACACGGAAGGCATCATCGAGTCTTCGTCGATGTCCGTAGCGATTTGGAGCCAGGATGATTGCTATTACATGTTCGATCCTCGGCAATGCGACACCAACGGCGTCAGGATCCGGGAGGAAAAAGGGAAAGGTAAAAACGGGGAAGACAAGAAAAAAGGAAATTGCTGTGTAATGAGGTTCCCGAGCACCGATACTCTGGCTATCCTCTTCTGGAAGGATCTTGAACTGTCCAAGAAGAATGATCGATTCACGATCAGGCACATAACTATACTCGACGATATTCCTGGGTCCAGGCCATGGCACGACTTCCAATCAGGTACACCTGGTGAAACTTGGGTGCTACGCGGTACCACGTCCAACGAGGATGAAGAATTCGAGGATGAAAATAGGGGAAACCAGGGTCTGGCTATGCCGGTGGTTGGTTTGATCGCTGCTAAGGAAACCCCACCTGCGAAATGGACGAGCGAGACTATCGACGTTGCTCTACAGGAGGGTGACGCGTATTATACCTGGTGCAATCCTCCGATGGAAACGGAGGAAGACGAGGCGAGGTATTTCTTCGTCTCTAACTTGAAGAAGAATTTGTACTACAAGAACAGAAAGGTGAAGATCGACGTAGAAGAAGGAACGGTGATCGGAAATTTGTCGGCAGCGGATGACAGCGACTTTCTGAATCTAACGAGAGCCTTGAAGCAGTTTTTCGAAGACAATCACTACGGTATCGTCGACGTCAAGAACATGAGCGTAGCCGTGTGGAAAACGGAAGAAGACGTGAAAGAGAAGGAGGAAATAATTCAGCAGCCTGTCTATTACTGTTTTGATCCTAACCCAAGGAACAATCGCGGTTTGACGGAGATGGACGAGGAAGAAGTCGCTGTGGCCTGTGTGGTAAGAACATTGGATTTACCGGTTTTGGCTAAGCTGATACAAGCGAACGCGGAGCAAGACGAAGAGACTACCGGCGACGAATTTGTCATACACGCTATGAAGAGTATACAAATCGGCAACGAGATGACCGAGGAAGAGATCGACGCAGACAAGTTGATCCCGGTGAAACCTGATCTCAACAATTACCAAAACATGGGAGAGAGCGGTGCCATTTTGATGGGAAGCTTCAACCAGGCCAACGAGATGATGTTCAAACGTCAGACCAGGGATAAACAGCAGGCTGCCAGCGCCTTGGCGGCCTTGGCTATGACGAAACTGTACAATCCTCACCTATGGTACAGAGAAGTGGTTGATGATATCTTGAAGATAGGCGATAAGATTGCGACTGAGAACTTGGAGAATATTCCGATAGAGGAGACAGAAGAGGAGGAGACGCCTAGGAATTATCTACTCCCCGAAGAAATCGGCGAGGAGTTCAACGTCGGGGTAAACAGAATGAACGTGGAGCTGGAAACTGAGAACGTCACTGGCAAAATGACGGATTTGGAGACCCAGTTGGACACTTTCTTCGATACGACCACGATGGGCATATTTAGACAGGACAACATCATGATGCCCATTTGGAGAGAAGGGGAAGTTCTGTTCGCTATGGACCCTAAAGGAAGGGACTCGAGAGGCGAACCTCGCGAGAAAGACGGCGCAGCTGTTATAATGTGGTTCACGGATGCCGCGTCGTTGGCAGCGGCGATTGCACAAGTTGCCACTGGCGATGATTACATCGTAGACGCGGTTACTTTGAGTAACGCTTATGAAACCAGAGTAGCCGAGGAAGAACGAGCGGCCAAGCCGACCTCGGGAGATAAAGCTTGGTACCACTTCGTCAAGATGAAGGACGACGTCTGGGGTATCGATGGCACGATTAAAATGGACAATGAGAGATTCGAAGAAGTGAACCGGAATCAACAGACTGCGGCAATAGCCGTGGTGGCTGTCGTTTTCGCGAAGGTTTACGAACCTAGATACTGGACCCAAGCAGTCCTCGATGAAGTGATCGTTACGGGCGATAAGCTACACTCGAAGTGCGTCGACAGACTAGGCGGAGGTGCGATACCTAGGATCAACGAGATCATGACCGAGTTCTTTCTTTCAACCCGCCGCATCAATCTGAGCATCAAGGATTGCGTCGAAGCCGGAAGCTTGACGGCCAAGCCGCCGAAGGTGCAAGGACTGAAGGATGGAGTAGATAAGTTCTTCTCGCGATATTCTTCCGGCGCATTAACTGTTAGCGGGAATAGAAACATCCCAGTTTGGAAGTTCGATAACGTTTATTACACTCTAATACCTGATTGGGTTGCCGATCCTGCAGATGGATCATCGAGTGCTCCGAAAGTTTTAAGAATGGCCAACACCGAGATTCTGGTGGAGTATTTGATCAACTTTCTAGGCACTGAGAGCGATTACGAAATGATCGTTATAGACGTGCTTAACTGGAACAAGTTCCCTCCATGGAAGTTCGACCCCAGTGCGGCTGTTCGACCTTCGAACCTGCCTCCTTTGAATGCTTACAGGAGAGTGCAGGGCGAGGCTAGAGCGATTCTTCGCGGATCTTACCATCAGGGGGACAGAATCTTTCCCGAATCGTTCAGGAACAAGCAGACAGCCGCTAACTGTGTGGTCGCCATTGGCATGTCTGTCGTGAAGAACCCGATCACCTGGACAAAGAGAACGATGGACGAGATTCTAGCCATCGGCGCCAACGTGCACAGGCTTACCGAGAAGGCGAAGCCGACGATCGTGAGAATCAAACCTAAGGACATTATCAGAGTGTTCTACGTAGGAGTGAATATTCTGACTGCTGACATAGAGGCTAGCACAGTAACCGGCATAATAGCTATTCCCCCTCCTCAGCCCgaagagaagaaaaagaagaaacgtGGCGGGACGAGGAGGGCCAAAGCTGGCAGGTCGTCGAAGAAAGCTAGAGGATCTACCAGAGTTCGGCCGCCACCTCCTCCGCCCATTTTATTGGAACAAGGAATCCAGAAGTTCTTCGAGAACAATCGAGCCGGTGTCTTGGTCACCGATCGAGGAGCCGTGGCGATATGGAAGGATATGGGGATCTACTTCATGTACGACCCTAGAGCACGTAGCGATCAAGGTCTGGCTGACTTCTACGGAACCTCTTGCGTCATGTGGTTTGCTTGTATCGAGCCTATGTACGAGGTCTTGTTCACCAACATCGACGAACAGGAGAAGTATGGTCGCTATCAGATCTGCAGAGTCATCATCAAGACCGCTAATATCGAACCTCTGCCTTGCCCAGCTGGGTTCAGACCACACTTCGACTGCGTCTCTCCACCTATTCCTGTGACACATGGGGACAAGAACACGACGTTGGACGTGGAAACTGTAACGGAATACAACTTCGTGGACGAGAAGCTCAGCGTGCTGCGCGGCACCTTGCACATGCACCACCGTACCTGGAGTGGCACCAGCAGAGGCTACCAGAGCACTGCTATGTCTGCTGTCGCCATAGTCGTGGGCCTGCTTCATGTCCCTTCGACTTGGACACCCGAACTGATCGACGCCATACTCAAGTACGGTAATCTACTGCACCTGGACACCGTGCGTGCCGCCCGTCCAGGCTCCAGGAACTTATCGCCCAGCGAACTCCTCACGGTGTTCATCGTTGGTGACTTCAGAGCTACGATTCACGTCCATAATCATACCGCTGCTGGTTTACTCCTTGCTTTCGACTTGTCCGAATCGTTGTCCATGTTCTTTAAGTTCAACTGCGCCGGCATACTTCACACGACCAATGTAGCGGTCGCTGTGATGCAGCATTACGGCAAGTTCTACCTGTTCGATCCATGCGCGAGGGACGATCAAGGCAGACCGAACTTCGACGGAGCGGCTTGCGTGATGAAGTGCGAGAGCATCATGAAGATGGCAAAAGTGTTCGTTGCGAACTGTAACCTGAAGACTCCGAACGTTTACACCTTGAACGCGGTGAACGTGTTAAGCTTGTTCTTCTTCTCGGATGCCAAAACTGGCTGTCCACCGAAATGTGAACAATGA